One Arthrobacter sp. StoSoilB19 DNA window includes the following coding sequences:
- a CDS encoding ABC transporter substrate-binding protein encodes MKIKAMKWLTTAPVALALAVSLAACGGGSSQPSGTPTDALAGSDQQTLDKYTTANVTPVDKIDKTKLGLITEGTLRVGTLSDAPPNIFIDPSGKFTGYDNELLRAIADKLGLKVEFASTDFSALLSQVANKQFDVGSSSISTTDARRKTVGFTNGYDFGYMAVVTKNGSKVNGFADLKEGVRIGVVQGTVQDDYVTNTLKLEPVRFPDYNTVYGNVKNGQIDAWVAPSQQATGQVKEGDNTKIAEKVVNTQNFTAYAVNKDNQPLIDALNSGLDAVIADGTWAKLTSEWYKDRPTAAEQTPQGWKPGSKAVQIPAAK; translated from the coding sequence ATGAAAATCAAAGCGATGAAGTGGCTCACTACCGCTCCCGTTGCACTTGCCCTCGCGGTTTCCCTCGCAGCCTGCGGCGGCGGGTCTTCCCAGCCCAGCGGCACCCCCACCGATGCCCTCGCCGGCAGCGACCAGCAGACGCTGGACAAGTACACCACCGCCAACGTCACCCCGGTGGACAAGATCGACAAGACCAAGCTGGGCCTCATCACCGAGGGCACCCTGCGCGTGGGAACCCTCTCGGACGCCCCGCCCAACATCTTCATCGACCCTTCGGGCAAGTTCACCGGCTACGACAACGAGCTGCTGCGCGCCATTGCCGACAAGCTGGGCCTCAAGGTTGAGTTCGCCTCCACCGACTTCTCGGCCCTGCTGTCCCAGGTGGCCAACAAGCAGTTCGACGTCGGATCCTCCTCGATCTCCACCACCGACGCCCGCCGCAAGACCGTTGGCTTCACCAACGGCTACGACTTCGGCTACATGGCTGTGGTGACCAAGAACGGCTCCAAGGTCAACGGCTTCGCCGACCTCAAGGAAGGCGTCCGGATCGGCGTCGTCCAGGGCACCGTCCAGGACGACTACGTCACCAACACCCTCAAGCTGGAGCCTGTCCGTTTCCCGGACTACAACACCGTGTACGGCAACGTGAAGAACGGCCAGATCGACGCCTGGGTGGCACCCTCCCAGCAGGCAACCGGCCAGGTCAAGGAAGGCGACAACACCAAGATCGCCGAGAAGGTTGTGAACACCCAGAACTTCACCGCCTACGCCGTCAACAAGGACAACCAGCCCCTGATCGACGCCCTGAACTCCGGCCTGGACGCGGTCATCGCGGACGGTACCTGGGCCAAGCTGACGTCCGAGTGGTACAAGGACCGCCCCACCGCCGCTGAACAGACCCCGCAGGGCTGGAAGCCGGGCAGCAAGGCCGTCCAGATCCCGGCCGCCAAGTAA
- a CDS encoding amino acid ABC transporter ATP-binding protein, giving the protein MSEFASGTLSAKNIHLSFGSNHVLRGIDLHVPQGTTASVIGPSGSGKSTLLRVMNRLIEPDQGDILLDGRSVLKDNPDELRRRIGMVFQQFNLFPHKTVEENVSLALRKLRKLSKEEARSEALEQLDLVGLRHKADSRPANLSGGQQQRVAIARALAMKPEVMFFDEATSALDPELVKGVLSLMADLAKGGMTMVVVTHEMGFSRNVSDAVTFMDAGVVVESGPPEQLFTDPKTDRLKGFLSDVL; this is encoded by the coding sequence ATGAGCGAATTTGCGTCGGGAACACTGAGCGCCAAGAACATCCACCTTTCCTTCGGCAGCAACCACGTCCTGCGGGGCATCGACCTGCACGTTCCCCAGGGCACCACGGCGTCCGTCATTGGACCGTCGGGTTCGGGCAAGTCCACGCTGTTGCGCGTCATGAACCGCCTGATCGAACCGGATCAGGGGGACATCCTGCTGGACGGGCGGTCAGTCCTGAAGGACAACCCGGACGAGCTGCGGCGCCGGATCGGCATGGTATTCCAGCAGTTCAACCTGTTCCCGCACAAGACGGTGGAGGAAAACGTTTCACTGGCCCTGCGGAAGCTGCGCAAGCTCTCCAAGGAGGAGGCGCGCAGTGAGGCACTGGAGCAGCTGGACCTGGTGGGCCTGAGGCATAAGGCCGATTCCCGCCCGGCCAACCTCTCCGGAGGCCAGCAGCAGCGCGTGGCCATCGCCCGTGCGCTGGCCATGAAGCCGGAGGTCATGTTCTTCGACGAGGCAACCTCTGCCCTGGACCCGGAGCTGGTCAAGGGCGTGCTGTCGCTGATGGCGGACCTCGCCAAGGGCGGCATGACCATGGTGGTGGTAACCCACGAAATGGGCTTCTCCCGCAACGTGTCCGACGCCGTGACGTTCATGGACGCCGGTGTTGTGGTGGAGTCCGGTCCGCCGGAGCAGCTCTTCACCGACCCGAAGACGGACCGGCTCAAGGGCTTCCTCTCGGACGTCCTCTAG
- a CDS encoding amino acid ABC transporter permease translates to MDILKQLADTFLDWKAMGEVIPKMFAVGLPNTLVLAIISGIIGTALGMLLALMGISRNAAARWVARIYTDILRGLPPVLTILVIGFGFGPIVREFTGSTSPYPMAVAALSLMSGAYIGEIFRSGIQSVDKGQLEASRALGFGYGASMRLVVVPQGIRRVLPALVNQFIALIKESSLVFLLGLLASEREIFQIGKDAAATTGNLSPYVAAAVFYLALTIPLTHFVNWIDARLRTGRPEKKEPDEAAAVVGKGAQA, encoded by the coding sequence ATGGATATCCTCAAGCAACTCGCTGACACCTTCCTTGACTGGAAGGCGATGGGCGAAGTCATCCCCAAGATGTTCGCCGTCGGCCTGCCGAATACCCTCGTGCTGGCCATCATCTCGGGCATCATCGGGACAGCCCTGGGGATGCTGCTCGCCCTGATGGGGATCTCCCGGAACGCAGCAGCGCGCTGGGTCGCGCGGATCTACACGGACATCCTGCGCGGCCTCCCGCCGGTCCTGACCATCCTGGTCATCGGCTTCGGGTTCGGGCCGATCGTCCGCGAATTCACGGGTTCCACGAGCCCCTACCCGATGGCTGTCGCGGCGCTTTCGCTGATGTCCGGCGCCTACATCGGCGAGATCTTCCGCTCCGGCATCCAGAGCGTCGACAAGGGACAACTCGAGGCTTCCCGCGCCCTGGGGTTCGGCTACGGTGCGTCCATGCGCCTTGTAGTGGTGCCCCAGGGCATCCGGCGGGTGCTTCCGGCCCTGGTCAACCAGTTCATTGCGCTGATCAAGGAATCATCCCTTGTCTTCCTCCTGGGACTGCTGGCAAGTGAGCGCGAGATCTTCCAAATCGGCAAGGATGCGGCGGCCACCACCGGCAACCTGTCGCCCTACGTGGCGGCAGCCGTCTTCTACCTGGCGCTGACCATCCCGCTGACCCACTTCGTGAACTGGATCGATGCCCGGCTGCGCACCGGCAGGCCCGAAAAGAAAGAACCGGACGAGGCCGCAGCGGTCGTTGGAAAGGGAGCCCAGGCATGA